In Nocardioides sp. JS614, the sequence GCCGCGTCTCGGTCGCCCTCGAGCTGCTGGCCAACCACTGGCAGCCCGAGCAGATCACCCTCGCCGTGCGCGGTCCGCGCCGCAAGAAGTGGCCCCGGGGCCTCGAGCACGCCGGCGGCCCCGCCGTACGCCGCGCCCTGGTCGCGGACCGGTGCGTGGAGATCCCCGAGGACCGCGACCTCGCGGTCAACGGCCTGGACTCCCGGCCCGTCCCGGCCCCCCTCATCTCGGCAGCCCGTCAGCTGCTCGCGCCCGCCCACCTGCCCGCCGACACCAGCGAAAGCGCCTGACCCGCACCGGGTCAGCAACCCCAGAAAGGAAGTCCACCCATGGACGTCATGACCGCTCTCCTCCCGATGGCCGCCCAGGTCTGCCCGAAGGCGCCGCCGGGTGCTGTCGGACCCACCAACGAGATCACCAGCTACGTGCTGTGGGGCGTCATCGTCCTGTTCGGCCTAGGCATCGTGATCGCCATCGGCGCGATCATCGCCGGCCGCGTGTTCTCCCTGCCGCATGCCTCCAAGGTCGGGGTGATCTCGGTGGTGGTCGTGTTCGCCTGCGCGATCGCCTATCTGGTCCTGCCCGGCATGCTCAACGGGATCCTCGGCAAGGGCTGCATCTGATGCGGCGCGCAGGCACGAAGAAGGCCGAAGGTGCCACGGAGTGGGGCCGGCGTCGCCTGCTCGGAATCCTGGTCGCCGCCGCCGTCGTGGCTGCGCTCCTGCTCGGTGGCCTTGCCTACGCGGTCTATCTGGCCGTCGCCGGGATCGGCGAGGAAGCCAGCGCCAACACCGACGTCGCCACCGGCGAGACCGACCGCTCGACGGTGGCCCAAGGTGCCGTGCACCGCGACGAGGTAGCGGCCGAGCCGATGCTGGCCGTTCCCGAGAGCGCCGCCTTCCCGGCCGAGACCACCAGCGCCAAGGCGCCCGTCATCAAGATCCCGGCTGGCACCGGTGTGAACGGACCGGCGTTCGTGATGACCGGGTTCCCGCACACCCCCGAGGGCGCGATCGGGCAGCTCGCGCAGATCGACCTCGCGGTACTGCAGTCGATGAGCCTGACCACGGCCGCGGAGGTCTACAACGCCTGGGCCCTGCCCGGCGGGGTCCGCGCCGAGGAGTGGTGGATCACCGCCAGCGTCCAGGCCTTCTTGACCAGCACCGGAATGGGCGAGGTCAAGGACCCCAGCTCCTCGGTCTCCCTCGAGCCGGCCGCCGCGCTCGTGAAGGGCACCGATGGGCCCGACTGGACCACCGTCTGCGTGCTGATGAAGGTCACCGCCTCCTACAAGCAGGAAGGCCAGATCGCCTTCGCCCACTGCGAGCGCATGCAGTGGGTCGGCGGCCGCTGGATGGTCGCCCCCGGCGCCCCGCCCGCACCCGCCCCCGCGACCTGGCCTGGCACGCAGCTCGCCCACGAGGCCGGCTGGCGCACCTGGTCGACCGACGACACCACTGACCCTGACCACATCGAAGGGGACCACTGATGAAGAACCTGACGACCGGCAACGACGACTCGCCGGCAACCCTGGTGCACATCGGCATCCTGGTGGCGGTCGCCTGCATGGTGGCCACCGTCGTCTGGCTCGGTGCTCGCACCCGGGCCGACGACGACTCCGGCGGCCCCGACACCACCGGCGGGGACAACTCGAGCCAGACGGTCGAGAACGCATCGGTCGAGCAGGTCGCACCGGACACCGCACCGGCCGACGGCGTCGTGATCCCGACCGGCGACGACCAGGTCGACGGCTACCCGACCGGATTCCCGGCCACCGACCTCGGCGCCGTGGCGCTGCAGGTCGAGCTGGCCAAGGCACAGCTCGGGTTCGACTACGACCAGGCCGTCACCGTCGCCCGCCTCTACGCCAACCCCGAGGACAAGGCCGTCTTCGAGGAGCGCTCCCGTGCCGCGGTCGCGCTGCGCCGCCAGCAGGCCGGCGTCGCGAAGGAGGGCGACGTGCCCGCCCCCGCGTCGTACGCCGTCACCCCGGTCGCCTACACCCTCGAGCAGCTCGACACCGGCTACTACGCGGTGAACCTGCTCAGCTACGTCACCCTCACCACCGCCGACGGCCAGGTCAAGGACAGCCTCTACGCCGGCACCCAGCTGATGCGGTGGCTCGACGGTGACTGGCGACTGGTCCAGGGCAGCGAAGCGGACATCGAGCACCTGGTCTCGGAGGGCCAGCCGCAGGCGGTGGCGCCCGGCACCCCCGAGTTCGCGAAGGCCGGCTGGATCCGGATCAACGGAGCTCCCCAGTGAGCACCGTCATCACCGCCGTGCGCCGGGCGAGCCGACTCGGCATCGCGGCCCTGGCGCTCCTGGTGCTCACCACGCTCCTCGGAGCTGCCTCGACCCTCCAGCCTCCCGCCGCAGCGGCCAGCGAGCCGGCCGCCAGCACGGCGCACCTCGCTCCAGTCGCCCCGGCGGCGACCAGCGGCACTCAGCCGACCCGCAACCTCAAGATGGGCTGCCCGGGGCCCGACGCCCTATGCGACCTCGGCAGCGACGCCGTCGACTGCGCCAAGGACCCGATCGATTGCGGCAAGGACGCCGCCGGCGATGTGAAGGACGGTGCCGGCGACCTGCTCGACGGCGCAGGAGATCTGCTCCCCGACGGCTGCGGGATCCTCGACGCGATCTGCGGCAACATCGGCGGACTGCCCGGGCTTTCGGGCGTCCCTGGGCTGCCCGGGATCCCCGGTCTGCCGAACGTCGGTGACCTCTTCGGCGGCGGCATCCCCGGGCTGGGCGACATCCCCAACCCGTTCGAGGCCATCGGCGACGTCATCGCCAAGGCCGCGGCCGACGCCTGGACCGCGGCCATGCTCGCGATCTGGAACTCCGGCCTGTTCGTGCTGCGCATCGTGCTCACGTTCAGTGAGCTGTTCTTGACTCCGGACCTGAGCGCCGACGGCCCGGGCAAGGACGTCTACGCCTTCACCCTGTGGCTGGCGCTGGCCCTGGTGGTCATCTTGGCGATGATCCAGCTCGGCGCCGCCGCCTTCAAGCGCGAGGGCAAGAGCCTCGCCCGGGCCTTCATCGGGTCCGGCCAGTTCGTCTTGGTGTGCGCCAGCTGGTTCGGGTACTGCGTCATGATCATCGCGGCCTGCGGGGCGCTGACCAAGGCGCTGATGAAGTCGCTGCTCAAGGTGCAGACCTGGCCCGACTGGGACCCGCTCGGCGGACTCGGCATCGACGACATCACCGACGCCGGCGTGGCCACCGCGCTGGCATTCCTCGGGATCTTCCTGTGGCTGGCCGCCATCGGGCACGTCCTGGTCTACCTGGCCCGCGCGGCGTCCCTGCTGGTGCTCACCGCCACGGGGCCGCTCGCGGCCGCCGGCCTGGTCTCGGAGTTCACCCGCTCCTGGTTCTGGAAGTCGCTGCGCTGGTTCCACGCCGCGGCGTTCACCCCGGTGCTGATGGTGATGGTGCTGGGCATCGGCGTGCAGTTCGCCAACGGAGTCGCCGCCCACCTAGCCGAGGACACCGCCAAGGCGTTCGGCACCGCGCTGCCGGCCGTGATGACGATCCTGATCAGCGTCGTCGCCCCGCTGTCCCTGTTCAAGCTCCTTGCCTTCGTCGACCCCGGCACCCCCAGCGGCGCGTCCTTTCGCCAGGGCATGGCCATCCAGGGCGGCCTCCAGGGCCTGCTCAGCGGCGGCGGCGCGGGCGGAGGCTCGTCGGCTGCGTCGACCACCGACGCCAACGGCCGCTCCTCGGGCGAGCAGAGTGCCGAGGCCTCGACCGGCGACCGGTTCAGCAAATCGACCCAGGGCGCCCTGGGCAGCTTCGGCCCGGTGGGCCAGGCCCTGTCGACCGGCATGGGCTGGATCAACTCCGCCGGCGCGAAGGCGACCTCGCTGATGTCGGACGAAACCAACCAGGCCGGTGTCGGCCAGAGCACCTACGGCCCCGACTTCAGCGGCCTGAGTGGACGGCAGTCCGGTGGCCAGTCCGGCGGCCAGGGCGGGACCCACCCCGGGTCGCAGAACGGCGACCAGAGCGACGGGGATTCGTCGATGCCGACCCCGCCCACGCCTCCTGCGCCGCCCACCCCGCCGACGCTGCCCACTGGCGGCGGACCCGGCGGCGGTTCAGGTGGCCAGGGCGGCAGGGGAGCTGACGCAGCTCCCAAGACCCCGGCCGCCGGCGGCGGGGGAGCAGCAGGAGGTGCCGGCGGCGCCGGCGCGGCCGCTGGCGGCATTCCACCGGTGGCGGGGTAACCGATGCACCGACCGCCCCACCTCGAGCACCGATCGACACCCACCGACCAGAAGGGAAGCCGACGATGACCACCTACGCCGACTACCAGCGCGACCGTATCGGCTGGTTCTTCGGCCTCTCCGGAGGCCAGCTGATGTTCCTGGCGCTGGCCAGCCTGCCGGCGTTCTGGGCGATCAGCCGCGGAGCGTGGTTCTCCGCGTTTCTGTTCGCCCTGGTCTGGGTGTTCCTCCTGGCCATCACCGTGATCCCGGTGCGCGGCCGCTCGGCCACCGGCTGGGTGTTCGCCTCGACCATGTACGCCGTCGGCGGCCTGTTCGGCTGGACCTCGTTCCGCGCCAAGGCCACACAGGGCCGCGGCGACGACCTCGACACCCCGGACCTGCCCGGGGTCCTCCAGGGCGTCCAGATCCACGACGGCCCGCCGCACGGCTCGCAGCTGCAGCGCGTAGCGATCATCGAGGACCACGCCATGAAGACCTGGGCGGTCACGGCCTCGATCGTGCACCCCGGCATCGGCATGAAGGACACCGAAGAGCGAGCCCGCTACGGCGAGGCGCTGGCCGGGCTGCTCGACGTCGCCGGTCGCACCGAGAAGGTCGACGAGATCCTCTTCATGGTGCGCACCGTCCCCGAGGACGGCGCCGAGCGCGACCTGTGGGCAAACCGCCACCGCCGCCCCAACGCCCCGGAGCTGTCGGAGGTCGTCAACAGCGACCTGGCCCACGGCCTCACCCAGGCATCGGTGCGCACCGAGCAGTTCGTGACGATCCTGGTCCCGGAGACCCGGATCGCGAGGTCGGCCAAAGAGTCCGGGGGCGGCTTCGAGGGCCGCTGCCGCGAGCTCTACCTGCTCATGGCCGAGATCGAGGCCCAGCTGCGCGGCCCGATGGGGATGACCACGGTGCGCTGGCTCACCAGCCCCGAGCTCGCACTGGCCTGCCGGACCGGATTCGCCCCCGGCGACCGCGCCGGCATCGTCGAGGCCCTCTCGCTGCGGGAGAAGGACCCGAGCGTCAACGCCGACGTCCCGTGGGCGATGGCCGGCCCCTCGGGTGCCGACGCCACAGTGCGGCACTACAGCCACGACGCCTGGAACTCGGTCAGCGCCACCATCAAGCTGCCGACCCGCGGCGTCGCGATGGGTGCCCTGGCACCGATCCTCACCCCCAGCGAGTTCGGTGAGCGGCGATCGTTCGTCGTCGCGTACCCGATCGTGTCCCAGACCAAGGCCGACCGGCAGTCCGGCAACGCCGAGTGGGCCGCCGACCTGGCCGAGGGGATGAACGAGAAGCTCGGCCGCAAGACCCGCGCCAAGCAGCGCGACGAAGCCCACAAGGCCCGCGGCCTGGACGCCAAGCTGGCCCGCGGCAACTCGCTGACCCGGCCCTACGGCGTGTGCACGGTCACCGTCCCCAAGTCGATGCGGATCACCGAGTTCGGGCGCCGCCTGGACGCCTCGGTCCGACGCGCCGGGTTCGCACCGCTGCGCCTCGACCTCGCCCAGGACGTCGGGTTCGCCGCGTCCACCATCCCCCTCGGCTCGAGCCTGACCCGGAGCGGAGACGCCTGATGACCACCACCCCCCGCCGGAACCGCCGCGGCGGCCGCGACATGGCCGCCCTGCTCTCCGACTTCGGGCACGACCTGCCCACGATCCCCACGCTCGCCCCGGAGGCCAAGGAGCCCCGGCTCTTCCGCTACGCGCCGCGCCGCGGTGCCACCCGCCGCGGCCGAGGCTGGGCCGCCGCCACCGCCCCGGCGATGGCCTGGCGGATGACCAGCGACCAGGCCCCGGTGTTCTGGCCCTTCGTCTCCGCTCCCGCCCTGCCCCCGACGGGCGCCCAGATGGGCGTCGACCAGCTCTCCGGCGGCAGCTTCTACTGCGACCCGTTCGGGTGGGTGCTGCGCGACGACGTACCCGCGACCAACCCCAACATCTTCCAGTTCGCCAAGCCGGGAAGTGGCAAGTCCGGCACCACCAAGGCGTTCTGCACCCGGATGATGCCGTTCGGCTACCGCACCCTGGTCACTGGCGACGTCAAGGACGAGTACGAGTCGCTGTGCCGCGCGCTCGGTGTCGACCCCTTCGTCATCGCCCCCGGCTTCTGGGCCCGGGTCAACCCGCTGTCCATGGGGCCGCTCGGCGACGGCTGGGAGAAGCTCTCGGCCGAGGAGGCGCAGCGCCGCGCCACGATCATCTTCAAGCGGTGGCTCGTCCTGGTCCGCGGCCTGGTCGGCAGCATGAAGATCGACGATGAGCGCCGGGTGCCCTTCGGCCCCGACGAATCCGACGTCGTGCGCAACGCGCTGGCGATCCTCACCGGCTACGCCGCCGGCAACAGCGTCCTGCAAGAGACGACCATCCCGCGGCTGTGGGACCTGCTGCGCAACCCCACGGAGGAGCTCGTCCGTGCCTGCGAATACGCGAACACCCGCCAGTTCCTCGACGAGACCCGGCGGCTGCGCAACGCGCTCGGCGAGCTGGTCACCGGCACCCTCGCCGGCCTCTTCGACGACTTCACCAACATCGAGGTCGACTGGCGGGCCCCGATCCAGTCGTTCAGCCTCTCCCGGCTCGACGGCCTGGGCGATGAGGCCGTGGGCATCGCGCTGCTGTGCATGAACTCCTGGGGGCGTGGTCTGCGGGAGATCGCCGAGCCAGGCGACCTGCGCATCGTGGTGCGCGACGAGGTCTGGAAGCAGATGCGCCTCGGAACCGCCGCAGTAGCGAGCTTCGACGCCGACCTGCGGCTCTCACGCGGCATGGCCGGCAAGGGCGGCGACATCCAGTTCTGCAACCTCCACAAGCCCTCCGACCTGCTCTCGGTCGGCGACGCCGACTCCCAGGCCGCGATGATCGCCAAGGACCTCCTCGAGCTGGCCGACATCAAGATCCTCGGTGCCCAGAAGCCCCGTGTCGCCCGCGAGCTCGACTCCATGCTCGGGCTCGGCCCGATCGCCCAGGACCTCGTCTCCGGGTGGGCCATGCAGGACAAGGGCCGCGCCCTGTGGTGCATCGGCGACGCCACCTACAAGGTCCAGACGGTGCTCCACCCGCTGGAGAAGAAGCTCTACTACACCAACGAGGCCATCGAGTCCGCCGCCTGAGCGCGCGCGACCTCGGGACTGACCTGTCATGAAGAAGCTGCTGCTCGCGGGACTGCCCGTCCTGATCATCTTCATGGGGCTGCCGTTCCTCGTGACGCTGATGGTGGTGATGACGACCACCGCGGCCGCCGAGTGCCGCACCCAGAGCAGCCAAGGCACCGCGCCTACCGAGCTCGGTGACCTCGGAGCCATCGACGGCCCGGTGGGCGGCCCGGTCAACGGCAACATCACCATGGCGCAGGCCAACATCCCGCGCCGCTCCGGCCTCGACGGGTTCCGGGCCTCCATGCCCAAGGTCCTGTCCAAGAACCCCGAGTTCGTCACCCTCAACGAGGCCAGCGGCTGGAGCCTGGAGCAGATCGAAGCCGCCGCCCCGGGCTACTCAGCCTTCCGGGTGGCAGCCCCGGCCGGCACCGGCACCGGCCCCGAGCAGGCCATGGGCAACGTCGTGCTCTGGAAGAGCTCGACCTGGACGAAGGTCAACGGCGGCCGGGTCCAGCTCGTCGACGACGACAAGACCTTCTACGACGGGCGTCCGGTCACGTGGGACCGCTTCGCGACATGGGTCATGCTGCGCCGCGCCGACGGCTCCGTGGTCTCGGTGGTCTCCACCCACCACATGACCAACCCGCACCGTTGGCCGAAGCAGCACGGCAACCCGCCGCTGACCCGGCCCCAGCAGTACGGCGCCGGAATGGACATCCTGCTGCAGCTGCGCAACTCGCTGGCCGCCCACGGTCCGGTGCTGATCGGCGGCGACATGAACACCCAGGCCTCCTACACCGACATCCCCTGGACGGCGGCCGCGAAGATGAAGGCCGCCGGCTACGGATGGCACAACCACGGCGTCGACTTCATCTTCTTCCCGCACCACCAGGGCGCCCGGCTCGAACAGGGCTGGGACGGCACGATGGTTTCGGACCACCACTGGCTCTCGGCTCGCATCGCGATGAACGGCGCCGGCCCGGAGAGCGCGCCCGAGACCACCACCACGACTGACGGGGTCGTGCCCGCGGCGACCACCGCCCCGACGTCCGCCGAGCCGCCGGCCGGCGACGTGCTCGCCCAGCTGATGCGGCTACGGTTCGCGTCCAACTACCCGACCATGACCGACGAGCAGGCCCGCAACGCGATCACCATCGCCCAGGTCGCCCGCAATCTCGAGATTCCCCGCTACGGGCTGCAGATCGCGATCGCCGCCGCGATCCAGGAGTCCAAGCTGGTCAACCTCACCGGAGGTGACCGCGACTCCGGCGGCCTGTTCCAGCAGCGCCCCTCGGCCGGCTGGGGAAGCCGGGCCGAGATCACCAACGCCGTCCTCGCGGCCCGCGCGTTCTTCGGCCAGGCCCAGCACACCGGCAACCCCGGGCTCCTCGACATCCCCGGCTGGCAGAACATGCCGCTCACCCAGGCCGCGCAGGCCGTCCAGCGCTCGGGCTACCCCGACGCCTACGCCCAGTGGGAGGACGTCGCCGGCGACATCACCGATCTGCTCGGCGGCGACCTGCCGGACCTGCCCGACGACGGCTCCACCACGAACGTCGCCAACTGCCAGGGCGAGACCGTCAACCCCATCACCGTCGGCACCCTCAACCTGCTCGGCGCCGGCCACACCGACAAGCCGGGGGAGCGGGCCGGGTACGACACCTGGGACAAGCGACTGCCCGGCGCCATGCGCACGATCGAGAACGCCGGCGTCACGATCACCGGCCTCCAGGAGGTGCATGGCCCGCAGGCCCAGGCGCTGGAGAACCAGTACGCGGCCAAGTGGGGGATGTACCCGGCCAGCGGGAAGGCACAGAACCGGGTGATCTGGGACCGCAACGAGTGGGAGCAGACCGACGGGCGCCTCGTCGGCATCCCGTACTTCGGCGGGAAGGACGTCGGCATGCCGCTGGTGCAGCTGACCTCGACGACCACCGGGCAGGTGATCTGGGTCTGGAGCATCCACAACCCGGCCAACACTCAAGGAAGCGCCGCCGGGCACCGCCAGGAGGCGCTGCGTCGCCAGCTGGCCACGATGACCGAGCTCGCCGGCACCGGCACCCCTGCGGTGATACTGGGCGACTTCAACGACGGCAAGGACGGCAGCAACGCCTCGCACTGCGCACTGACCCCTGAGCTGAGCAACGCCTTCGGCGGCTCTGCCGAGCCCTGCAAGAAGCCCAAGCAGGACGCGCCGATCGACCACGTCTACGGCGCGAACCTCACCTGGGCCGGCGCCGAGGTCGACACCAGCACCCAGGCCAGCAAGATCGCCGACCACCCGCTGGTGACCGCCACCACCGCCGGCAGCAGCGCCGGGTGCGCCGTCGACTCCGGTACAGCGGAGGCCAAGTACAACCTCGGCCCGGTCAAGCCGCAGCTGACCCAGCTGGTCAACATCCTCGGCCCCATGTTCGACATCAAGACCGTCGGCGGCTACCGCGAGAGCGCCACCGACCCCAACGGCCACCCGGCCGGGCTCGCGGCCGATTTCATGGTGCCGCTCAACGCGGCGGGCCGCGCGCAGGGCGATCGTCTCGCCGCCTACGCCAAGGCCAATGCCCAGAAGCTCGGCATCGACTACATCATCTGGTACCAGCGGATCTGGTCGGTCGCCCGCGTCGGCGAGGGCTGGCGGCCGATGGAGGACCGGGGGAGCGCTACCGAGAACCACCTCGACCATGTCCACATCAACGTCAAGCCCGGCGCCTCCGTCCAGCCGGTCGGCCTCGAGGGCGCGTCCTGCGACGAGGTCGTCTATCCGGTGCCCGCGCAGTACGTCGGAACCGACAACCACAACTGGCACGAGACCGGCGCGTACTGGTCCAAGTGGCACACCGGCACCGACTTCTCCGCACCCTGCGGAACCACCGTCTACGCTGCCCACGCCGGCACCATCGAGATCGACACCACCCAGCGTTCCTGGGCTGGGCCGCAGCTGGTCAAGGTCACCACCGGCGCCGGGTCCCTGACCACGTGGTACGCCCACATGGCGACCGTCAGCGTCAGCCGTGGCCAGACCGTCGCCGCCGGCGAGCCGATCGGCCAGGTCGGCAAGGAGGGCAACGTCTCCGGCTGCCACCTCCACTTCGAGGTCCACCTCAAGAACGGCTCCATCTACGGCCCCGACAACGTCGATCCCTCGACCTGGCTCGCAGAGAACGCATCACGCCCGAGCCGCGCCGTGTGATCGCACCGAAGCCCTGACGGCACATAGGTGACCAGCAAGGCCCAACGACCCACGACCGCCTGGAGGTGGCCAGACCGATGCAGCGTGAGCGACGACGAGACCCCTACCCGTGGACCTGGGAGATCCCCGTAGCGGTGGCCTTGGCGACCCTGTTCGTCATCGTCATCGGCATCCAGCTCGGCCGATCAGTCGCCAATCTGCTCGCCGGCGCCGGATGGACCTGGCCCGACGCCAACGCCGGCGCGTTCCCCTCACCCATCGGCACCGCGTTCTGGACCAGCCTTCCCGGCGTCCTCGGCGGCCACGCCGACGCCGGGCTGCCCAGCCCCACCCCCGACGGTCTGGCCGGCCGCGGCCTGGTCTGGGTCAGCCTCGCCCTGGCCGAGGTCGCGCTGCTCACCGCGACCATCTGGGTCGGCGCGTGGGCCTACCAGCGCTGGGGCCCGGGCCGCATGCGCGGCATGGCGACCGCAGCCGAGGCCGAGAAGCTGCTCGGCGTCACCCGGCTCCGCAAGGTCGCCGGCATCGTCCGCCCGGACCTCCACGGCAAGCAGGCCGCCCCGACACCGGCACCGGTCCAGCGCACCCCCGGCGACCTCACCGAACAACCCGGCCCGCAGCTGGGCCACGGCCTCAGCCCGTGGCTCCTGGACGGCCGCCGAACGAAGGAACACCGATGAGCCACGAAACCCCACTGCACGGCAACCCGACACTTCGCACCCGCGGCCGCCACCTCTTGGGCGGCATCATCTGTCGCCGTCGCGGACACCGCCCCGTCCTCGTCGAGCGCCACTACTACGTGACTGTCGGCCAGGTGGAACTCCTCGGCGAGGCGCGCGACCTGCTGTCCGACGCCTCCTTCCCGCTCCTCGGTCGCCGAGCAGAAGAACGCCATGGCCGTGCGGTGATCTGCCGTCGATGCCTCGCCCCGTGCGGGGACAGCGTTCCCGAGGTGGCGCGATGAAGCTGAGGTTCGACCCCTGGGACGTGGGCTGGCGCATCGGTAACGCCCACGAGCCGCGAGGCGGCGAGCTGTGGGTCCCGTGGGACCGCACCGCCGGCGTAATCGGCCCGCAGGGATCCGGCAAGACCCTCGACCTGCTCACCCCTGCACTGCTCGGCGCTCCGGGTGCCGCCCTGGTGACACTGACGAAGGTCGAGGACCTGCTGCTCAGCCTCACCGAACGCTCCCGCGACGACCGGCCCTGCGTGGTGCTCGACCCCTTCGGCCTGGCCGAGGGCGTCGTCGACGAGCTGATCTGGGACCCGATCGCCGGCTGCGTAGACCCCAAGGTCGCCGAGCGGCGCGCCAAGGCTTTCACCGCCGGCACCGTCAAGGGCGCGATCACCGGCGGCACCGGCGACGATGCTGCGCGGTTCTACGCCGCCGAGTCCGCGAAGGTGCTGCAGGGCTACTTCCACGCCGCGGCGCTGACCGGTAGGACGCTCGAGGACGTGCTGCAGTGGGTCGCCAACCCCACCGCAGCCACCCAGCCGATGGAGATCTTGCGGCGGCACCCGCACGCCGAGCCGTTCTGGCACGGCCTCCTGCACGGTGCGCTGAACGGTGACGACCGCACCGCCGGCAACACCGTCACCACGGTGCAGCAGGCGGTCTCGCTGTTCTTCCAGGCCGACATCCGCCGCCGCTGCATTCCCAGCCCCGGACGTCCCGCCACCGACCTCGCCGACGTGATCCGTCGACGCGGCACCATCTACCTGCTCGGCCGCGAAGACCCCTACGCCTCGGCCAGCCCGCTGATGACCGCCGTGGCCGAGCACGTCTTGGACACCGGCCTGCTCCTGGCCAACAGCTCCCCGCGGGGCGGCCGGCTGTGCCCGCCCCTGGTCTCGGTGCTCGACGAGCTGCCGTCGACCGCGCCGCTTCCGACCCTCCGTACCCGAATGGCCAACGAGCGCGCCCTGGGGCTGTCGTTCATTTGGGCCGCCCAGACTCGGCCCCAGCTGACCAGCATCTTCGGTGAGCACGAGGCCCGAGCACTGCTCGGCCTCACCAACGCCCTGGTGATGTTCGGCGGCTCCAAGGACGTCGCCTTCAACCAGGAGATCTCCGACCTCCTCGGAACGGTCCGCATCGGGCGGGTCACCCACTCCACCGGCGGAGCCAGTGGCGGTGGGCGCAGCTTCTCCGGCGACGACATCCCGATCATGCGGCCGGAGGAAGTCCGGCAACTGCCCGAACGCCAAGCTCTGGTCGTC encodes:
- a CDS encoding type IV secretion system protein, whose protein sequence is MSTVITAVRRASRLGIAALALLVLTTLLGAASTLQPPAAAASEPAASTAHLAPVAPAATSGTQPTRNLKMGCPGPDALCDLGSDAVDCAKDPIDCGKDAAGDVKDGAGDLLDGAGDLLPDGCGILDAICGNIGGLPGLSGVPGLPGIPGLPNVGDLFGGGIPGLGDIPNPFEAIGDVIAKAAADAWTAAMLAIWNSGLFVLRIVLTFSELFLTPDLSADGPGKDVYAFTLWLALALVVILAMIQLGAAAFKREGKSLARAFIGSGQFVLVCASWFGYCVMIIAACGALTKALMKSLLKVQTWPDWDPLGGLGIDDITDAGVATALAFLGIFLWLAAIGHVLVYLARAASLLVLTATGPLAAAGLVSEFTRSWFWKSLRWFHAAAFTPVLMVMVLGIGVQFANGVAAHLAEDTAKAFGTALPAVMTILISVVAPLSLFKLLAFVDPGTPSGASFRQGMAIQGGLQGLLSGGGAGGGSSAASTTDANGRSSGEQSAEASTGDRFSKSTQGALGSFGPVGQALSTGMGWINSAGAKATSLMSDETNQAGVGQSTYGPDFSGLSGRQSGGQSGGQGGTHPGSQNGDQSDGDSSMPTPPTPPAPPTPPTLPTGGGPGGGSGGQGGRGADAAPKTPAAGGGGAAGGAGGAGAAAGGIPPVAG
- a CDS encoding SCO6880 family protein, producing MTTYADYQRDRIGWFFGLSGGQLMFLALASLPAFWAISRGAWFSAFLFALVWVFLLAITVIPVRGRSATGWVFASTMYAVGGLFGWTSFRAKATQGRGDDLDTPDLPGVLQGVQIHDGPPHGSQLQRVAIIEDHAMKTWAVTASIVHPGIGMKDTEERARYGEALAGLLDVAGRTEKVDEILFMVRTVPEDGAERDLWANRHRRPNAPELSEVVNSDLAHGLTQASVRTEQFVTILVPETRIARSAKESGGGFEGRCRELYLLMAEIEAQLRGPMGMTTVRWLTSPELALACRTGFAPGDRAGIVEALSLREKDPSVNADVPWAMAGPSGADATVRHYSHDAWNSVSATIKLPTRGVAMGALAPILTPSEFGERRSFVVAYPIVSQTKADRQSGNAEWAADLAEGMNEKLGRKTRAKQRDEAHKARGLDAKLARGNSLTRPYGVCTVTVPKSMRITEFGRRLDASVRRAGFAPLRLDLAQDVGFAASTIPLGSSLTRSGDA
- a CDS encoding ATP-binding protein; amino-acid sequence: MTTTPRRNRRGGRDMAALLSDFGHDLPTIPTLAPEAKEPRLFRYAPRRGATRRGRGWAAATAPAMAWRMTSDQAPVFWPFVSAPALPPTGAQMGVDQLSGGSFYCDPFGWVLRDDVPATNPNIFQFAKPGSGKSGTTKAFCTRMMPFGYRTLVTGDVKDEYESLCRALGVDPFVIAPGFWARVNPLSMGPLGDGWEKLSAEEAQRRATIIFKRWLVLVRGLVGSMKIDDERRVPFGPDESDVVRNALAILTGYAAGNSVLQETTIPRLWDLLRNPTEELVRACEYANTRQFLDETRRLRNALGELVTGTLAGLFDDFTNIEVDWRAPIQSFSLSRLDGLGDEAVGIALLCMNSWGRGLREIAEPGDLRIVVRDEVWKQMRLGTAAVASFDADLRLSRGMAGKGGDIQFCNLHKPSDLLSVGDADSQAAMIAKDLLELADIKILGAQKPRVARELDSMLGLGPIAQDLVSGWAMQDKGRALWCIGDATYKVQTVLHPLEKKLYYTNEAIESAA
- a CDS encoding peptidoglycan DD-metalloendopeptidase family protein, coding for MKKLLLAGLPVLIIFMGLPFLVTLMVVMTTTAAAECRTQSSQGTAPTELGDLGAIDGPVGGPVNGNITMAQANIPRRSGLDGFRASMPKVLSKNPEFVTLNEASGWSLEQIEAAAPGYSAFRVAAPAGTGTGPEQAMGNVVLWKSSTWTKVNGGRVQLVDDDKTFYDGRPVTWDRFATWVMLRRADGSVVSVVSTHHMTNPHRWPKQHGNPPLTRPQQYGAGMDILLQLRNSLAAHGPVLIGGDMNTQASYTDIPWTAAAKMKAAGYGWHNHGVDFIFFPHHQGARLEQGWDGTMVSDHHWLSARIAMNGAGPESAPETTTTTDGVVPAATTAPTSAEPPAGDVLAQLMRLRFASNYPTMTDEQARNAITIAQVARNLEIPRYGLQIAIAAAIQESKLVNLTGGDRDSGGLFQQRPSAGWGSRAEITNAVLAARAFFGQAQHTGNPGLLDIPGWQNMPLTQAAQAVQRSGYPDAYAQWEDVAGDITDLLGGDLPDLPDDGSTTNVANCQGETVNPITVGTLNLLGAGHTDKPGERAGYDTWDKRLPGAMRTIENAGVTITGLQEVHGPQAQALENQYAAKWGMYPASGKAQNRVIWDRNEWEQTDGRLVGIPYFGGKDVGMPLVQLTSTTTGQVIWVWSIHNPANTQGSAAGHRQEALRRQLATMTELAGTGTPAVILGDFNDGKDGSNASHCALTPELSNAFGGSAEPCKKPKQDAPIDHVYGANLTWAGAEVDTSTQASKIADHPLVTATTAGSSAGCAVDSGTAEAKYNLGPVKPQLTQLVNILGPMFDIKTVGGYRESATDPNGHPAGLAADFMVPLNAAGRAQGDRLAAYAKANAQKLGIDYIIWYQRIWSVARVGEGWRPMEDRGSATENHLDHVHINVKPGASVQPVGLEGASCDEVVYPVPAQYVGTDNHNWHETGAYWSKWHTGTDFSAPCGTTVYAAHAGTIEIDTTQRSWAGPQLVKVTTGAGSLTTWYAHMATVSVSRGQTVAAGEPIGQVGKEGNVSGCHLHFEVHLKNGSIYGPDNVDPSTWLAENASRPSRAV